Genomic window (Vitis riparia cultivar Riparia Gloire de Montpellier isolate 1030 chromosome 4, EGFV_Vit.rip_1.0, whole genome shotgun sequence):
taaaatctacataaaaaagaaaattttaggaaagtatttttttattaagataatattatcttaaaaaataaaaaatttaaaataatttaaattaaaaaaacaacttaatacttcaACACTATTAAGTACTATTTACATTTAagaccataaaaaaaaacaccagaatcttttttatcaaagaaagaaagctGACTGGTTCTAACCGTTCATAAGTATAACtgctttataaaaaatttcactctGAATCAAATGATGAAGGGCTGGTTGGTGAGGGTTCAAGGaagacaaaaaaaggaaaaaaagtcaCGCCTGTATTAAGACATCGAGCCTAGCTGTTTGGTCAAACATCTACACGTGTTTTGACTTCAAAGTTATCAAGCTTAGAATTGCGTTTcttcaaaaaaccaaaatttcttaCACTTGGTAAAATCTCAACACAAACCCAGATGACAATCATCTGCAGTTCCAAGGATAAAATTGGTATCTGAGTCcgttaaaattcaatttcaactGCATCcaaatgttaaaggaaaatgagataaTAACGTTGTATGGAGTTCACAAGAACAGGGatttcttacaaataaatatgcAAAAGATTTGGGGTCTGCACACTAATACAAGCTACAGAGAGGCCAAAGAGCCACTACCTACAGCAGGGGCTGGCATACAACAATGGTGGATTGAATCAATGGATTTCCATTCACTTGCGCCTCTTGCACAGCTTTCAGCTCATGGTGACTCGTATTGGTGATAGGCTACTGCAAGTGCAGTCTGCTGTGCCCTGTTTATCTGAATTTATGTCCTCATGTCAACTACACTTCTCTCAAAATGGGCCAACCTTTTCTAATGATCTCCTCAATCCTTGCATTAATTTGCTGCTGAACCTTCGGTGGGCAAAGCTCTGCTGCAAAACCGTTCAATTTTGCTGCCAGAGTTGATTTCTCTAGCTCTTCTTCAGGCAAGTTCCCCATCAGCTGAAGGAGGAAAGGATTTCTTTTGAGCTCAAATTTCTGCAGATTTTGAAACACGAAAAGTTTGTCAGTGATGCAATAAGGTTAGAAACAAATCTTTTGCCTTGAAAAGGAATTTTCCTAAATTGGCAGTATACTGGAATGTGTTTTCCATTTCCTAAAATATGAAAGTAGGAATCATCAGCGTAAGTGTTTGGCAGTGTGGAATATTGAAGAATTACTGTGGAGGTTCTACACTACACTGCTTCTTGGAAAAAGAATAGGGATGCATTTGGAAAGtataaaagtaaactaaaatattttatatatacatatatgctTTTCTGATTCACTGTTCCAGAAACAGAAAGAGCAAATGAAAGTATTAGTTCAAAAAATAGGATTTCATGGTATGTTGTCTGCTCTGTTTAAACATCTGAGGaagtcatttcttttcagtttctgttttttgtttttgtttttgttgtttttcttttttaaatgttttagtTGTCAACAAACAAGACAGTTCCAGAACCTCAGTTGTGATCATCCAACTTAAAAGCTTGCTTTTTAACAGCCCAACCCTAATACAACATAGGATACAAGCTTTAAATCAATATGAATTTTGCTTTCAAATCTGACTTCTAAGACAAACTCGCAAAGAATTGAGTTATACATAAACTATAAGCTCTACATCaatagtagtttttttttaaatcaagttGAAGAATAGAAGAGTTCCACAGTAACAAAATCAACTACAAGTGCATAAAGAAAACTGTGATCAAGCTACCAAACCTGATGTTCAGGCTCTGCTGGGCAAAATTTTCCAAGTTGTTGAATTTGAGTAGTCACAATACTGCTCTTTGACACAGTTTGTTCTCTTTCTTTGCTGACAGCAGCCAGTCTCAACTCTTCAGTCCCATTAGTAAAGATAATAGACCTATAGACATAGATCGGTTCATTGGGTAAGTATGACTTTTAAAATGAACTAGAAGATGTTGCTCCAGGTCATGAGAGTTACCTATATTGGTTACCCACATCAGGGCCTTGCCCAAATACCTGCCTAGAATCATGACTAGACCAGAAAACCTCTAAAAGTTGCCTGAAAGTAATCAGCCTGGGATTGTATTCAATCTACATAACATTCAGAAATTCACATTAAACAAGTTCCCATAAAATTGACAAGGCGTAAATGACAAAGACAGATCTTTCTGGATATAAGTAACAGAAAGAAGttctatgaaaacaaaaagaagagaaaatccttatttttgAGCCAGAGTAAAACACAATCCATCTTCTACTTCCAGGCCCTAATATATAAAACTGGCTGTGGATAATCAAATACCTGTTG
Coding sequences:
- the LOC117913506 gene encoding peptide methionine sulfoxide reductase A5 isoform X2; translated protein: MELYGPPLVTPVDPRPTPSTEAGAIMPSQFSVFDRYRGLKQGDPMSPYLFVVAMKTLSYLLKGASEIEYNPRLITFRQLLEVFWSSHDSRQVFGQGPDVGNQYRSIIFTNGTEELRLAAVSKEREQTVSKSSIVTTQIQQLGKFCPAEPEHQKFELKRNPFLLQLMGNLPEEELEKSTLAAKLNGFAAELCPPKVQQQINARIEEIIRKGWPILREV
- the LOC117913506 gene encoding peptide methionine sulfoxide reductase A5 isoform X1, coding for MTFSGRHVSLTYLRIICSVVLIILTAERAVSIRFPDRISESVKASSNQPLKTAVFALGSFWRSEAVFGCLDGVVRTTAGYAGGSKANPEYRSWGDHAESVQIEYNPRLITFRQLLEVFWSSHDSRQVFGQGPDVGNQYRSIIFTNGTEELRLAAVSKEREQTVSKSSIVTTQIQQLGKFCPAEPEHQKFELKRNPFLLQLMGNLPEEELEKSTLAAKLNGFAAELCPPKVQQQINARIEEIIRKGWPILREV